From the genome of Devriesea agamarum, one region includes:
- a CDS encoding NAD(P)-dependent oxidoreductase: MKIAFLGTGKLGTELARHLLRDHDLTVWNRTLERTKPLRDEGATCAATPAEAVAGAEVVVSCLFGPDAVRETIIAPQLIPDGMPWLDATTVSPADGEEFARAVPSYVATPVVGSLGPARAGKLGVYVGGTDPQARKLAAEIVTPWADADRLIVVTDAAEAAVAKLLANLALAVSAQGLTEALTLGRARGLDDARVLDLLAHTGLAFIAGMKRNFVLGEADVRDAHFAVDAIAKDARLMLSTSDRDLPATRAALKSLEAAETRGQGAFDFSVITLPPESTPDADM; the protein is encoded by the coding sequence ATGAAAATCGCTTTCCTGGGAACCGGCAAGCTGGGCACCGAATTAGCCCGCCACCTCCTGCGAGACCACGACCTCACGGTATGGAACCGCACCCTCGAACGAACGAAGCCTCTGCGCGATGAGGGGGCCACCTGCGCTGCGACCCCTGCGGAGGCGGTTGCTGGTGCCGAGGTGGTGGTCAGCTGCCTGTTCGGCCCGGATGCCGTCCGCGAGACGATTATCGCCCCACAGCTCATTCCCGACGGTATGCCCTGGTTGGATGCGACGACGGTGTCGCCGGCGGACGGGGAGGAGTTCGCCCGTGCTGTCCCCAGCTATGTGGCAACCCCCGTGGTCGGCTCCCTGGGGCCGGCCCGGGCTGGCAAGCTCGGCGTCTACGTGGGCGGAACGGATCCCCAGGCTCGAAAGCTCGCCGCCGAGATTGTGACCCCTTGGGCAGACGCCGACCGGCTAATCGTGGTCACCGATGCGGCTGAAGCCGCCGTCGCCAAACTGTTGGCGAACCTGGCCCTTGCAGTCAGTGCCCAGGGCTTAACCGAAGCGCTCACGCTCGGGCGGGCGCGCGGACTGGATGATGCCCGGGTTCTAGATTTGCTCGCCCACACCGGCCTGGCTTTTATCGCGGGGATGAAACGCAACTTCGTGCTCGGCGAGGCCGACGTGCGCGACGCCCACTTCGCCGTGGATGCCATCGCCAAAGACGCCCGCCTCATGCTCAGCACCTCCGACCGGGATTTGCCGGCCACCCGCGCCGCTCTGAAGTCCCTTGAGGCAGCTGAAACCCGTGGACAGGGGGCCTTCGACTTCTCGGTGATCACGTTGCCACCAGAGTCCACACCCGACGCTGATATGTGA
- a CDS encoding inorganic phosphate transporter has translation MDVSLVVILVVILALFFDFTNGFHDTANAMATPIATGAIKPKPAVALAAVLNLVGAFLSVEVAQTISGGLIREGANGVQITPEFVFAGLVGAVLWNLLTWLLGLPSSSSHALFGGLIGAAIVGSGIGAIDGGVVVQKILLPALVAPAVAGTAAFLSTRLAYAITAKGTRGSFRAGQLFSASLVALSHGTNDAQKTMGVITLVLVSAGMQQAGTPPHFWVILSCALAIAIGTYSGGWRIIRTMGRGITEIKPVQGFSAEVSTASAILASSHLGFALSTTQVASGSVLGSGLGRRGSSVQWGTAGRIALAWLLTLPSAGIIGAVSAALMHVSEAGFMIVAIAGMAGIAIIFVISQRSAVTHKNALSEVEEVGETVHRPRRRRGKKSGGSKGKETRS, from the coding sequence GTGGACGTCTCCCTCGTGGTGATCCTGGTGGTCATCCTCGCTCTGTTCTTCGACTTCACGAACGGCTTTCACGACACCGCCAACGCGATGGCAACCCCCATCGCCACCGGTGCCATCAAGCCGAAACCCGCGGTGGCTCTAGCTGCTGTGCTGAACCTGGTCGGCGCGTTCCTATCTGTCGAAGTGGCGCAGACCATCTCCGGCGGTTTGATTCGCGAAGGTGCCAATGGCGTTCAGATCACACCCGAATTTGTGTTCGCGGGTTTGGTGGGCGCTGTGCTGTGGAACCTGCTGACCTGGCTGCTGGGCCTGCCGTCATCGTCCTCACACGCCCTGTTCGGCGGGTTGATCGGCGCTGCCATCGTGGGGTCGGGCATCGGGGCAATTGACGGCGGAGTTGTCGTCCAAAAAATCCTGCTGCCCGCGCTAGTTGCGCCCGCGGTTGCCGGGACGGCGGCATTCTTGTCCACTCGTTTGGCCTACGCCATTACAGCCAAGGGCACCCGCGGATCCTTTAGAGCCGGCCAGTTATTTTCCGCGTCACTCGTGGCACTCTCCCACGGAACCAACGACGCCCAAAAAACCATGGGCGTGATCACCCTGGTTCTGGTCTCGGCAGGTATGCAGCAGGCGGGCACTCCCCCGCACTTCTGGGTCATTCTTTCCTGCGCGCTCGCCATTGCCATCGGTACGTATTCCGGAGGCTGGCGGATCATCCGCACCATGGGCCGCGGCATCACCGAAATCAAACCTGTTCAGGGCTTTTCTGCTGAGGTCTCCACCGCCTCAGCCATTCTCGCCTCCAGCCACCTCGGATTCGCCCTGTCCACCACGCAGGTCGCCTCCGGCTCCGTGCTCGGTTCGGGACTGGGACGTCGTGGTTCCTCCGTGCAGTGGGGAACGGCGGGCCGTATCGCGCTGGCCTGGCTGCTCACCCTTCCGTCGGCGGGCATTATCGGCGCTGTGTCGGCTGCTCTCATGCACGTGAGCGAAGCCGGTTTCATGATCGTCGCGATCGCCGGTATGGCCGGCATCGCAATTATCTTCGTGATCTCCCAACGCAGCGCCGTCACCCATAAGAACGCCCTGTCAGAGGTTGAGGAAGTAGGCGAGACGGTACACCGTCCCCGTCGGCGCCGCGGCAAGAAATCTGGCGGCTCTAAGGGTAAGGAGACCCGCTCATGA
- a CDS encoding response regulator transcription factor produces the protein MIRLVLADDQDLLREGLAALLGLETDLDIVGQASTCAQTLQVVQRTRPDILLLDVQMPPGVNGGDENVRIPQDGIEVAERMVGSGLKTRVIVLTTFGRPGYLRRTLEAGAAGFMVKDAPVERLVDGIRRVHCGLRVLDPELAAASLSVGISPLSDRETTVLQETAKGGTTAAIAARLYLSEGTVRNHISSAIGKLGVINRAEAVRKALDNGWL, from the coding sequence GTGATACGTCTAGTTCTTGCTGATGATCAGGACCTTTTACGGGAAGGTCTGGCAGCGTTACTGGGGCTCGAAACAGATCTCGATATTGTCGGACAGGCATCCACCTGTGCGCAGACTCTCCAGGTGGTGCAGCGCACGAGGCCCGATATTCTCCTGCTCGATGTGCAGATGCCGCCCGGCGTCAACGGCGGTGACGAAAATGTGCGTATCCCGCAGGATGGTATTGAGGTGGCTGAACGGATGGTCGGAAGTGGGCTGAAAACCCGGGTGATTGTGCTGACGACCTTCGGCAGACCGGGCTATCTTCGACGCACCCTTGAGGCGGGCGCTGCGGGGTTCATGGTGAAGGATGCACCGGTGGAGCGCCTGGTCGATGGGATTCGTCGTGTGCACTGCGGCCTTCGGGTACTCGATCCGGAACTTGCCGCAGCCTCACTGTCTGTCGGTATCTCACCGCTCAGTGACCGAGAGACCACCGTGTTGCAGGAAACAGCTAAGGGAGGAACGACCGCAGCTATCGCTGCCCGGTTGTATCTGTCCGAGGGGACGGTGCGCAATCACATTTCGTCGGCGATTGGAAAGCTTGGGGTGATCAATCGCGCGGAAGCCGTGCGCAAAGCCCTGGATAACGGGTGGCTTTAA
- a CDS encoding sensor histidine kinase: MRIGELYRAARESGGFAFCVTSLIYLLFMIIPAWMGNPLHLAVAVTILCLVFGVLFVLAPGVRPTFGQRGAWVYLGMMAGLMVALALLVTSDVLYMAIFWAGAIVMLADLKTARILTVICAGGAFALSLWLGNTLSALLAVAALFTGLSLSITFEKARLEARLSAVEQRNAVLAVAAERERIGRDLHDLLGHSLTVITVTAQLARRQLTADPMACAEQLDKIETMSRQALSDVRATASGMREVRVATEVASARSVLSAAGIAGYFPSAIPILSDEVSELFGYAIREGITNTVRHSEATRCWIEVHSDRVTIVDDGLGIERTRRATPQAKQDRPGSGLAGLVARAEAVGARLELDTRSGDGIPRGTSLSIVLNEPSARGCDGGRSARGEAAGYAGSDVGEYVRIRGSDVDGASVQSEEPVA, translated from the coding sequence ATGCGGATTGGGGAGCTCTATCGGGCTGCTAGAGAATCTGGCGGCTTTGCATTCTGTGTCACAAGCCTCATCTATCTGCTTTTTATGATCATTCCGGCCTGGATGGGCAACCCGTTGCACCTTGCGGTCGCGGTGACCATCCTCTGTCTTGTCTTCGGTGTGCTCTTTGTTTTAGCCCCCGGCGTGCGGCCCACGTTCGGTCAGCGCGGAGCCTGGGTTTATCTGGGAATGATGGCCGGACTCATGGTCGCGCTGGCCCTTCTCGTCACATCCGATGTGCTGTATATGGCAATATTTTGGGCGGGCGCTATTGTCATGCTGGCAGATCTCAAAACAGCCCGTATCCTCACCGTTATCTGTGCGGGCGGAGCATTCGCGCTGTCTTTATGGCTGGGAAACACCCTCTCGGCCCTGCTGGCCGTCGCAGCACTATTTACCGGGTTATCGCTCAGCATTACCTTTGAAAAAGCGAGACTGGAAGCCAGGTTAAGCGCGGTTGAACAGCGCAACGCGGTGCTGGCAGTGGCTGCTGAACGCGAGCGGATTGGACGGGATTTGCACGACCTGCTCGGGCATTCCCTCACGGTGATTACGGTGACGGCCCAACTCGCGCGTCGTCAGTTGACTGCTGATCCCATGGCATGCGCCGAGCAGCTGGACAAGATTGAGACCATGAGCCGGCAGGCCCTGTCCGATGTGCGGGCTACCGCATCGGGCATGCGCGAGGTGCGAGTCGCAACGGAGGTAGCGTCTGCGCGTTCGGTGCTGAGTGCTGCGGGGATTGCGGGATATTTTCCGTCCGCGATCCCGATTCTTTCTGACGAGGTCAGTGAACTATTTGGTTACGCGATCCGGGAGGGGATTACCAACACGGTGCGTCATTCGGAGGCCACCCGATGCTGGATCGAGGTGCATTCAGATCGGGTGACGATTGTTGACGACGGGCTCGGGATAGAGAGGACCCGCCGCGCCACGCCCCAAGCAAAGCAGGATAGACCCGGTTCGGGGCTTGCAGGGCTGGTTGCCCGGGCCGAGGCGGTAGGGGCGCGGCTCGAATTGGATACTCGCAGCGGAGACGGTATCCCTCGGGGCACCTCGCTCAGCATCGTTCTGAACGAGCCGAGCGCCCGCGGCTGCGATGGTGGACGGTCAGCTCGGGGCGAGGCCGCGGGATATGCCGGAAGTGATGTCGGTGAGTACGTTCGCATCCGTGGTTCTGATGTCGATGGCGCATCCGTTCAATCCGAGGAGCCGGTTGCGTGA
- a CDS encoding ABC transporter permease has translation MSNPSSPTGRINQTAYPRPPHANPQRSATARASSPLLSYCLRNTLGVFRDGTFVFFTVALPIMLFILFNAIWGSNELGKVSAGTVFMVNMAAYGGLGAALNAGARIQTERASGWIRQLLIAGLSNRDFLIGKIVTASLVLLPALIGVFIAGAVVGTAPFSVRTWLLALPMLWVTLLPMILLGIVIGLFLRASAVQATTTIVLMLFAVAGGLWMPMEMLPAWLQNVGKALPTFAISEFGRWTFEGGAVPVSAFVILVIWTVVLGLLAMLGFRRMGGRTRG, from the coding sequence ATGTCGAATCCCAGCTCGCCCACCGGGCGCATCAACCAAACCGCATACCCCCGTCCTCCCCACGCCAATCCGCAACGATCAGCAACCGCCCGCGCATCCTCACCTTTGCTTAGCTACTGTCTCCGCAATACCCTCGGGGTTTTTCGAGACGGCACATTCGTCTTCTTCACGGTCGCGTTGCCAATCATGCTGTTCATTTTGTTCAACGCGATTTGGGGTTCCAATGAGCTTGGAAAGGTCTCCGCTGGAACCGTGTTCATGGTCAATATGGCTGCTTACGGGGGTCTCGGCGCAGCTTTGAATGCGGGTGCTCGTATCCAGACCGAACGTGCCAGCGGTTGGATTCGTCAGCTGCTCATTGCCGGGCTCAGTAACCGCGACTTTTTGATCGGGAAAATCGTGACTGCCAGCCTGGTGCTGCTACCCGCCCTGATTGGCGTATTTATTGCCGGGGCGGTTGTTGGAACAGCGCCATTTAGTGTGCGCACGTGGTTGCTGGCTCTTCCGATGCTGTGGGTCACGCTGCTTCCGATGATTTTGCTCGGCATCGTCATCGGTCTGTTCTTGCGGGCCAGCGCGGTGCAGGCGACCACCACTATTGTGCTCATGCTGTTTGCCGTTGCAGGCGGTTTGTGGATGCCGATGGAAATGCTGCCGGCATGGCTTCAAAACGTCGGTAAAGCGCTTCCCACCTTTGCGATCAGTGAGTTTGGTCGGTGGACGTTTGAAGGCGGAGCTGTTCCCGTGAGCGCGTTTGTGATCCTGGTGATCTGGACGGTGGTGTTGGGTCTTCTCGCGATGCTCGGATTCCGTCGCATGGGAGGTAGGACCCGAGGCTGA
- a CDS encoding ABC transporter ATP-binding protein: MSNAIELVGLTKRYGDLTAVDHLDLTISSGQILALLGPNGAGKSTTTEMILGLIPPSEGQVRVAGMSPVEATRAGLIGAMLQNAPLWENRSVRAMLMLLRGIHRHPIPLDDAVERAGIADVMSASCDKLSGGQAQKVRFAMALLGDPQILLLDEPTAAMDVETRRSFWSRMRQVAREGRTIVFATHYLDEADQEADRVVVMDRGRKVADGTGHDIKNVAGGRSISLTGVAPEALAHLSGVTGVRMDGSRVRIDTDDSDATLRDIFTSDLPVHGVEVAAPRLEDAFVQLTSH; the protein is encoded by the coding sequence ATGAGCAATGCCATCGAACTTGTCGGTCTCACTAAACGCTACGGCGACCTCACCGCCGTCGATCACCTTGACCTCACGATCTCCAGCGGGCAGATCCTCGCCCTGCTCGGACCCAACGGTGCAGGGAAATCCACCACCACCGAAATGATCCTCGGCCTCATCCCACCTAGTGAGGGACAGGTCCGAGTTGCCGGAATGAGCCCCGTGGAGGCAACCCGAGCCGGTCTGATCGGAGCGATGCTGCAAAACGCTCCGCTGTGGGAGAACCGGAGCGTACGCGCCATGCTCATGCTGCTGCGGGGAATCCACCGTCATCCGATCCCCCTCGATGACGCTGTGGAACGAGCGGGAATAGCCGACGTGATGTCCGCGTCCTGCGACAAACTATCCGGCGGCCAGGCGCAAAAGGTCAGATTCGCAATGGCGTTACTGGGCGACCCCCAGATCTTGCTGCTCGACGAACCAACCGCCGCCATGGATGTAGAAACGAGGCGCAGCTTTTGGTCGCGCATGCGCCAGGTGGCGCGCGAAGGACGCACCATCGTGTTCGCCACCCACTACCTCGACGAAGCGGACCAGGAAGCCGACCGGGTGGTGGTGATGGACCGTGGACGCAAGGTTGCTGACGGCACCGGGCACGACATTAAAAACGTGGCCGGTGGCCGCAGCATCAGCTTGACAGGTGTTGCCCCTGAAGCCCTCGCCCACCTGTCTGGCGTGACCGGGGTGCGCATGGACGGATCCCGGGTACGGATCGACACCGACGATTCCGACGCTACGTTGCGAGACATTTTCACCTCGGATCTGCCCGTTCACGGCGTGGAGGTTGCGGCGCCGCGGCTCGAAGACGCTTTCGTTCAACTCACCAGCCACTGA
- a CDS encoding potassium transporter Kup, with translation MTRRSLMLGALGVVFGDIGTSPLYTMHTAFDLGVGQNEVIGLLSLLVWTLTLIVSITYVAIVLRADHDGEGGILSLATLVHQRLRELRPGGRFAGIALLIGIGGACLFLGDGVITPAISVLSAVEGLGVVSPGHALHVVPITLVIIVVLFAVQRAGTGGIGVVFGPVMLLWFGVLFALGLPHLLAHPQVLYALLPTSAIFFAIEHPMLAFVALGAVVLSVTGAEALYADLGHFGASAIRRVWLFVAYPALIVNYLGQGALVLGNPSTRDNPFFHLAPHFLTLPLVVLATCATVIASQAVISGTYSVVRQAMRLGYLPGMRVRHTSATHSGQIEIPVVTMILFVCVVLVVVIFESSTALATAYGVAVTATFLLTTVLLLEHARRTWQWPLWVLIPVGVALIGLESLLFAANAIKIASGGWLPVVLAVVGFIVMTTWFTMSHRISRKRATIEGDLGALLGLLSSPSIRRVPGTIVFPHAGTSTAPYALRRLARLTRALPERIIIVRMDDVDRPYVSDEERVTRDHLGTRLSGLDHLTVRFGYMEGRNLPEILRRALPKDDIDHATFMLSHMRFVPRRQGSALTGWRGRLFIALTMLSDSPARRACLPRERTLELSSQLAV, from the coding sequence GTGACCAGGCGATCCCTTATGCTCGGCGCGCTCGGTGTGGTCTTCGGCGACATCGGCACGAGCCCCCTGTACACCATGCATACCGCGTTCGACCTCGGAGTCGGTCAGAACGAGGTGATCGGACTACTCTCCCTGCTGGTATGGACCCTTACCCTCATCGTCTCCATCACCTATGTTGCGATTGTCCTGCGGGCAGACCACGACGGTGAAGGCGGCATCCTGTCCCTTGCCACCCTCGTACACCAGCGGCTGCGCGAGTTGCGGCCGGGTGGTCGCTTCGCCGGTATCGCGCTACTGATCGGGATCGGCGGAGCCTGCCTGTTCCTCGGCGACGGCGTGATCACTCCCGCTATTTCCGTGCTGTCAGCGGTAGAGGGACTAGGGGTTGTCTCCCCGGGACACGCTTTGCACGTCGTTCCTATCACCCTGGTCATTATCGTGGTCCTGTTCGCGGTGCAGCGAGCAGGCACGGGCGGGATCGGGGTCGTATTCGGGCCCGTCATGCTGCTCTGGTTCGGTGTTTTATTCGCGCTCGGCCTTCCCCATCTTCTGGCCCATCCGCAGGTTCTGTACGCATTACTACCGACGTCGGCGATATTCTTTGCGATCGAGCACCCCATGCTCGCGTTCGTAGCCCTCGGGGCGGTTGTGCTGTCGGTGACCGGGGCAGAAGCGCTGTACGCCGACCTCGGCCATTTCGGGGCCTCAGCTATTCGTAGGGTGTGGCTCTTTGTCGCGTATCCGGCGCTCATCGTGAACTATCTCGGACAAGGTGCGTTGGTTCTCGGGAACCCATCCACCCGCGATAACCCCTTTTTCCATCTGGCCCCGCACTTCCTCACGCTTCCGTTGGTGGTGCTCGCCACCTGCGCCACTGTTATCGCATCCCAGGCGGTGATTTCGGGAACCTACTCGGTGGTCCGTCAGGCGATGCGGCTCGGATACCTTCCGGGAATGCGTGTCCGCCACACGTCGGCGACCCACTCCGGGCAGATTGAGATCCCGGTGGTGACCATGATCCTGTTTGTCTGCGTGGTCCTCGTGGTGGTCATATTTGAATCATCCACTGCCCTGGCAACCGCCTACGGGGTGGCCGTGACCGCGACCTTCCTTTTGACGACTGTGCTTTTGCTGGAACATGCCCGGCGGACCTGGCAGTGGCCACTGTGGGTGCTGATCCCTGTGGGAGTGGCCCTGATCGGGCTGGAGTCGCTTCTGTTTGCGGCCAACGCGATCAAAATTGCGTCCGGAGGATGGCTACCGGTGGTGCTCGCGGTCGTCGGTTTCATCGTGATGACGACGTGGTTCACCATGAGCCACCGGATCTCGCGCAAACGCGCCACTATCGAAGGTGATTTGGGTGCTCTGCTCGGCCTTTTGTCATCGCCCTCGATTCGCCGGGTCCCTGGCACCATCGTCTTTCCTCACGCCGGTACCTCCACTGCTCCGTATGCGTTGCGGCGTCTTGCCCGTCTGACCCGGGCTCTGCCCGAACGCATCATCATCGTGCGCATGGACGATGTGGATCGGCCTTACGTCAGCGATGAGGAACGGGTCACCCGCGACCACCTCGGCACCAGGCTGTCCGGCCTGGATCACCTGACCGTGCGTTTTGGCTACATGGAAGGGCGCAATCTTCCAGAGATTCTGCGCCGGGCGCTACCGAAGGACGATATCGATCACGCCACCTTCATGCTTTCCCATATGCGTTTCGTTCCACGCCGCCAGGGTTCGGCTCTGACCGGCTGGCGTGGACGACTGTTTATCGCGCTGACCATGCTGTCTGACTCTCCTGCCCGCCGGGCCTGTCTTCCCCGGGAGAGAACTCTGGAACTGTCATCTCAACTGGCTGTCTAG
- a CDS encoding HAD family hydrolase, protein MSSRSEGTPPVTPRFSGGLPRPRLIATDLDGTLLRSDGSVSKRTRDVLARMWEHDVMTVLVTARPPRWVDHLSGIAGAHGVALCANGAFVYDTVERTILDRHTLNPDLVADIAADLRREIPGIGFAAECGDGFHRETGYPDLYPQWVPDNVVTGPIETLAQPAGKLLARVDHRCAEDENLFLSRVAEVVGDRAVLSYSGPGGLAEIGPVGVSKASALEAWCGRQGISADDVWAFGDMPNDLPMLRWAAVGWAVDNAHPEVHAVADRVSPSHDQDGVAQVLGELLERCEGHEGREGLDR, encoded by the coding sequence ATGTCATCGCGCTCTGAGGGCACGCCGCCAGTCACCCCCCGATTCAGCGGCGGCCTGCCACGGCCTCGCCTTATTGCCACCGATCTCGACGGTACCTTGCTTCGATCCGACGGGTCCGTCAGCAAGCGCACGCGTGATGTTCTGGCCCGCATGTGGGAGCACGATGTGATGACGGTGCTGGTCACGGCGCGACCACCCCGGTGGGTTGATCACCTGTCTGGGATCGCCGGAGCGCACGGGGTGGCGCTGTGTGCCAATGGCGCGTTCGTCTACGACACGGTGGAGCGCACCATTCTCGACCGGCACACGCTTAATCCGGACTTGGTCGCTGACATCGCCGCAGACTTGCGGCGTGAAATTCCCGGGATCGGGTTTGCTGCGGAATGCGGCGACGGTTTTCATCGGGAGACGGGGTACCCGGATCTGTACCCGCAGTGGGTACCCGACAATGTGGTGACCGGCCCGATTGAGACGTTGGCCCAGCCTGCAGGCAAACTTTTAGCTCGGGTGGATCACCGCTGCGCGGAGGATGAGAACCTGTTTTTGTCTCGGGTGGCCGAGGTCGTGGGTGATCGGGCGGTGCTGTCGTATTCGGGGCCGGGGGGTCTTGCAGAGATCGGGCCGGTTGGGGTGAGCAAAGCCAGTGCGCTGGAAGCTTGGTGCGGGCGGCAGGGGATTAGCGCTGATGACGTGTGGGCGTTCGGGGATATGCCCAATGACCTGCCGATGCTGAGGTGGGCAGCCGTAGGGTGGGCGGTGGATAACGCCCACCCTGAGGTTCATGCGGTGGCTGATCGGGTGTCTCCATCTCATGACCAGGATGGGGTGGCTCAGGTGCTGGGCGAGCTGCTTGAGAGATGTGAGGGACATGAGGGACGTGAGGGGCTTGACAGGTAG
- a CDS encoding PfkB family carbohydrate kinase, translated as MPRVLHTAQALVDIVVDVPGLPPHGGNVNATAVNRYAGGASTILLAAARTGATAVHGGAHGTGPHGDLIRSVLAADGVALSDAPIPDQDTGSCFVFVEPTAERTFVTTYGAERRISVKSLSTLAPAPDDFVCISGYSLFPPTRDPLLGFLRILPRDAQIVLDPGDAFAEFPRELQREVLTRATLWTSNADEARALTGIEDLLGTLPAIARFLPPGAIVVVRDGARGCYLLHHGHTLHIPGFPQIPVDTNGAGDTHTGTLVAERALGADWPEAARRANAAAALAVTRRGPTNVPHRAEVDDFLRHYSPSDLPVPPPTTSRSIPL; from the coding sequence ATGCCCCGTGTGCTTCACACTGCCCAGGCCCTCGTCGACATCGTCGTCGATGTCCCCGGTCTGCCGCCGCACGGAGGCAATGTCAATGCCACCGCGGTTAATCGGTATGCCGGGGGTGCGAGCACAATTTTGCTGGCCGCCGCACGTACCGGAGCCACAGCGGTCCACGGCGGCGCCCACGGTACCGGACCTCACGGTGATCTCATCCGGTCTGTCCTCGCCGCTGACGGGGTCGCTTTATCGGATGCGCCGATCCCCGATCAGGACACCGGATCCTGTTTTGTCTTCGTGGAACCGACCGCCGAACGCACTTTTGTCACCACCTACGGGGCTGAACGCCGCATTAGCGTGAAGTCTCTGTCCACGCTCGCCCCCGCCCCCGACGATTTCGTGTGTATCAGCGGGTACAGCCTGTTTCCACCCACCCGGGATCCTCTGCTCGGCTTCCTGCGCATACTCCCTCGTGATGCACAGATCGTGCTAGACCCCGGAGACGCCTTCGCGGAATTTCCCCGTGAGCTCCAGCGTGAGGTCCTAACCCGGGCCACCCTGTGGACTTCTAATGCAGATGAGGCCCGGGCGCTGACCGGCATTGAGGATCTCCTCGGCACCCTGCCAGCTATCGCACGGTTTTTACCACCGGGTGCCATCGTCGTCGTGCGCGATGGCGCTCGCGGCTGCTACCTGCTTCATCACGGCCATACGCTACATATTCCAGGCTTTCCGCAAATTCCCGTAGACACGAACGGGGCAGGTGATACCCATACCGGCACCCTGGTCGCCGAACGTGCGCTGGGCGCTGATTGGCCTGAGGCTGCGCGTCGAGCTAATGCCGCTGCCGCTCTCGCCGTGACTCGCCGCGGACCGACCAATGTTCCGCATAGAGCGGAAGTCGATGACTTTCTGCGACATTATTCCCCCTCAGACCTGCCCGTCCCACCCCCGACCACCAGCAGGAGTATCCCCTTATGA
- a CDS encoding family 20 glycosylhydrolase — translation MTTPPAQAAAATAHTAAPINERGVMLDIGRKDFSPGWIFWLLDQMAERDLTTLQLHLSDGLGFRIASHAYPDVTSPHHLLRHDVLEILEAAEDRGITVIGDVDTPSHMEYLLRNRPEFSLRLADGRTLPGHLDLSLAAAREFVRDVVSDMVDLFRSRPAGARVFHLGGDEYFPAPWQEGTDHAFTDEDAPQLGAWAREVTGDQRATMYDAYTLYMNSLADLVRSRGLTARIWNDHVRPGQGVVRLDPQTQVDVWVRWNDTFPSATDIARQGHDLINSNGDYLYIILTEEGIGTGPWKNPQGVKSYFHPRRFMGAAGSHADHDVDASIPVIGSHLSIWCDHPDAVCEQELAAIIPAWLDAYAAATRSDRPLPPSPHVTLHHTKTQFGR, via the coding sequence ATGACCACGCCCCCGGCCCAGGCGGCCGCTGCCACCGCGCACACCGCAGCGCCGATCAACGAGCGCGGCGTCATGCTCGATATCGGCCGTAAAGACTTTTCTCCGGGGTGGATTTTCTGGCTCCTGGATCAAATGGCCGAACGAGATCTGACGACGCTGCAGCTGCACCTGTCCGATGGTCTCGGTTTCCGCATCGCTTCACATGCCTACCCTGATGTCACCTCGCCCCATCACCTGCTGCGTCACGATGTGCTGGAGATTTTAGAGGCGGCGGAGGATCGCGGCATCACCGTGATTGGAGATGTCGACACCCCGTCGCATATGGAATACCTGCTGCGCAACCGGCCCGAGTTCTCGCTGCGCCTGGCTGATGGCCGGACGCTTCCCGGGCATCTGGATCTGTCGTTGGCGGCAGCGCGGGAATTCGTGCGGGATGTCGTCAGCGACATGGTGGACCTGTTTCGGTCGCGCCCCGCTGGTGCCCGCGTGTTCCACCTGGGTGGGGATGAGTATTTCCCAGCGCCCTGGCAGGAGGGCACTGATCATGCGTTCACCGATGAGGATGCGCCTCAGCTCGGGGCGTGGGCGCGGGAGGTGACCGGGGACCAGCGCGCCACCATGTATGACGCCTACACCCTGTATATGAACTCCCTCGCGGACCTGGTGCGGTCGCGCGGTTTGACCGCACGCATTTGGAATGACCATGTTCGCCCTGGTCAGGGCGTGGTTCGCTTGGATCCACAGACCCAGGTTGATGTCTGGGTGCGCTGGAATGACACGTTCCCGAGCGCCACCGATATTGCCCGGCAAGGCCACGATCTGATCAACTCCAATGGTGACTACCTGTACATCATCTTGACCGAAGAAGGTATCGGCACCGGACCGTGGAAGAACCCTCAGGGTGTGAAGTCATATTTCCATCCGCGACGTTTTATGGGGGCGGCTGGGTCTCACGCCGACCACGATGTCGATGCCAGTATTCCGGTGATCGGCTCCCACCTGTCGATCTGGTGCGACCACCCCGATGCGGTTTGCGAACAGGAGCTGGCCGCGATCATTCCGGCGTGGCTGGACGCCTACGCGGCTGCGACTCGCTCCGACCGTCCCCTTCCCCCTTCTCCCCATGTGACACTGCACCATACCAAAACCCAATTTGGCAGATGA